One genomic window of Micromonospora sp. WMMD1128 includes the following:
- a CDS encoding endonuclease VII domain-containing protein: MALPLDDQDGRRRCRDCGECKPLEDFCASSKRPTGRGSYCKPCHNKRTTESKQRLYGGDREYHLRRRYGVGEKEFQELLAEQGGVCAICRRPDPEHLDHDHRTGWVRGILCFNCNGGLGQFKDDLDNLAGAITYLRGTTWQRVLIHPGVFQMCSPTRGRPPSPHF, from the coding sequence ATGGCGCTCCCGCTGGATGATCAGGACGGCCGACGCCGTTGCCGCGACTGCGGGGAATGCAAGCCGCTCGAAGATTTTTGTGCAAGCAGCAAGCGTCCCACCGGCCGCGGCAGCTACTGCAAGCCTTGCCACAACAAGCGGACCACGGAATCCAAGCAACGGCTCTACGGCGGTGATCGCGAGTATCACCTGCGGCGCCGGTACGGGGTCGGTGAGAAGGAGTTCCAGGAGCTCCTGGCCGAGCAGGGCGGCGTGTGCGCGATCTGCCGGCGCCCCGATCCGGAACACCTGGACCACGATCATCGCACCGGATGGGTGCGCGGGATACTCTGCTTCAACTGCAACGGTGGTCTCGGCCAGTTCAAGGATGACCTCGACAACCTGGCCGGGGCGATCACGTACCTGAGAGGAACCACGTGGCAGCGGGTTTTGATCCATCCGGGCGTCTTCCAGATGTGTTCACCAACGCGGGGACGTCCTCCTTCACCACATTTCTGA
- a CDS encoding ubiquitin-like protein Pup has protein sequence MATQEGGQTQSGKSREEVEEVTAEANPEVAERHAEITEDVDDLLDEIDSVLEENAEEFVRGYVQKGGQ, from the coding sequence ATGGCGACGCAAGAGGGTGGGCAGACCCAGTCCGGCAAGTCCCGCGAGGAGGTCGAGGAGGTCACCGCTGAGGCCAACCCCGAGGTTGCCGAGCGGCACGCCGAAATCACCGAGGACGTCGACGACCTGCTCGACGAGATCGACTCCGTCCTGGAGGAGAACGCAGAGGAATTCGTGAGAGGATACGTACAAAAGGGAGGTCAGTGA
- the dop gene encoding depupylase/deamidase Dop, with the protein MSVRRIMGTEVEYGISVPGQAGANPMVTSSQVVNAYGARPELNRGGRARWDYEEESPLRDARGFTYSGAAYDPAEALADEDLGLANVILTNGARLYVDHAHPEYSTPEVTTPLDVVRWDKAGERVMAEASRRAATIPGTHPIHLYKNNTDNKGASYGAHENYLMRRQTPFADIVAYLTPFFVTRQIVCGAGRVGIGQDGGQSGFQVSQRADFFEVEVGLETTLKRPIINTRDEPHADADKYRRLHVIIGDANLSEISTFLKVGTTSLILAMIEEKALGADLGIADPVGELRAVSHDPSLKHLMRLRDGRRLTALDVQWAYLERVGSFVDDRYGQDVDAQTADVLRRWESVLDRLGRDAFECADELDWVAKLRLLEGYREREKLGWGSHKLQLVDLQYSDVRPEKGLYHRLVQRGSMKTLLSDEQTRTAMTEPPEDTRAYFRGRCLAQYASEVVAASWDSVIFDVGRESLVRVPMMEPERGTRAHVGQLFDRCESAKDLLEMLTGG; encoded by the coding sequence ATGAGCGTCAGACGGATCATGGGCACCGAGGTCGAGTACGGCATCTCCGTGCCCGGCCAGGCCGGAGCCAACCCGATGGTCACCTCCTCGCAGGTGGTCAACGCCTACGGAGCACGACCCGAACTCAACCGGGGCGGGCGGGCCCGCTGGGACTACGAGGAGGAGTCGCCGCTGCGCGACGCCCGCGGGTTCACCTACTCCGGGGCGGCGTACGACCCGGCCGAGGCGCTCGCCGACGAGGACCTCGGGCTCGCGAACGTGATACTCACCAACGGCGCCCGGCTCTACGTCGACCACGCGCACCCCGAATACTCCACCCCCGAGGTGACCACCCCCCTCGACGTGGTGCGCTGGGACAAGGCGGGGGAGCGGGTGATGGCCGAGGCGTCCCGCCGGGCCGCCACGATCCCGGGCACCCACCCGATCCACCTCTACAAGAACAACACCGACAACAAGGGCGCGAGCTACGGCGCCCACGAGAACTACCTGATGCGCCGGCAGACGCCGTTCGCCGACATCGTGGCGTACCTGACGCCGTTCTTCGTCACCCGGCAGATCGTCTGCGGCGCCGGCCGCGTCGGCATCGGCCAGGACGGCGGCCAGAGCGGCTTCCAGGTCTCCCAGCGGGCCGACTTCTTCGAGGTCGAGGTGGGCCTGGAGACCACGCTGAAGCGGCCCATCATCAACACCCGGGACGAGCCGCACGCCGACGCCGACAAATATCGCCGGCTGCACGTCATCATCGGCGACGCCAACCTGTCCGAGATCTCCACGTTCCTCAAGGTCGGCACCACCTCGCTGATCCTCGCCATGATCGAGGAGAAGGCGCTCGGCGCGGACCTGGGCATCGCCGACCCGGTCGGCGAGCTGCGTGCGGTCAGCCACGACCCGTCGCTGAAGCACCTGATGCGGCTGCGCGACGGCCGCCGGCTCACCGCGCTCGACGTGCAGTGGGCCTACCTGGAACGGGTCGGCTCCTTCGTGGACGACCGCTACGGCCAGGACGTGGACGCGCAGACCGCCGACGTGCTGCGTCGTTGGGAGAGCGTGCTGGACCGGCTCGGCCGCGACGCCTTCGAGTGCGCCGACGAGCTGGACTGGGTGGCCAAGCTGCGGCTGCTGGAGGGCTACCGGGAGCGGGAGAAGCTCGGCTGGGGCTCGCACAAGCTGCAACTGGTCGACCTGCAATATTCCGACGTGCGGCCGGAGAAGGGCCTCTACCACCGGCTGGTGCAGCGTGGCTCGATGAAGACGCTGCTCAGCGACGAGCAGACCCGCACCGCGATGACCGAGCCGCCGGAGGACACCCGGGCCTACTTCCGGGGCCGCTGCCTGGCGCAGTACGCCTCCGAGGTGGTCGCCGCGAGCTGGGACTCGGTCATCTTCGACGTGGGCCGGGAGTCGCTGGTCCGGGTGCCGATGATGGAGCCCGAGCGGGGCACCCGCGCGCACGTCGGCCAGCTCTTCGACAGGTGCGAGAGCGCTAAGGACCTGTTGGAGATGCTGACCGGCGGCTGA
- the arc gene encoding proteasome ATPase gives MARSDDADSRAARWEKEAHDLSTQVAFLQEELALVRRKLTESPRHVRQLEERLAATQAQLARLTENNERLVSTLKEARAQIVTLKEEIDRLAQPPSGYGVFLARHDDGTVDVFTGGRKLRVAVSPSLEVDELRRGQEVLLNDALNIVDAFGYERVGEVVMLKEILVGPDGAPGDRALVVSHSDEERIVHLAETLIGSTIRAGDSLMIEPRSAYAYERIPKSEVEELVLEEVPDVNYEDIGGLQSQIEQIRDAVELPFLHADLFREHQLRPPKGILLYGPPGCGKTLIAKAVANSLAKKIAERRGEEKHTSFFLNIKGPELLNKYVGETERHIRLIFQRAREKAGEGTPVIVFFDEMDSVFRTRGSGVSSDVENTIVPQLLSEIDGVEGLENVIVIGASNREDMIDPAILRPGRLDVKIKIERPDAEAAKDIFSKYILAGLPLHADDLAEHGTDPQATVAAMIDAVVLRMYSETEENRFLEVTYANGDKEVLYFKDFNSGAMIQNIVDRGKKMAIKEFLTSGRKGLRLQHLLDACVDEFRENEDLPNTTNPDDWARISGKKGERIVYIRTLVSGGKGAEAGRSIETASNTGQYL, from the coding sequence GTGGCACGCAGCGACGACGCGGACTCGCGCGCCGCACGGTGGGAGAAGGAAGCCCACGATCTCTCCACGCAGGTCGCGTTCCTTCAGGAGGAACTCGCTCTGGTGCGACGCAAGCTGACCGAAAGCCCCCGACACGTCCGGCAGCTCGAAGAGCGGCTGGCGGCCACCCAGGCACAGTTGGCCCGGCTGACCGAGAACAACGAGCGGCTCGTGAGCACCCTCAAGGAGGCTCGCGCGCAGATCGTCACGCTGAAGGAGGAGATCGACCGGCTCGCCCAGCCGCCCAGCGGCTACGGCGTCTTCCTGGCGAGGCACGACGACGGCACGGTGGACGTGTTCACCGGCGGGCGCAAGCTCCGCGTCGCCGTCTCGCCCTCGCTGGAGGTCGACGAGCTGCGCCGAGGCCAGGAGGTCCTGCTCAACGACGCGCTCAACATCGTCGACGCGTTCGGCTACGAGCGGGTCGGTGAGGTGGTGATGCTCAAGGAGATCCTGGTGGGTCCCGACGGCGCCCCGGGTGACCGGGCGCTCGTGGTGTCCCACTCCGACGAGGAGCGCATCGTGCACCTCGCCGAGACCCTGATCGGCAGCACGATCAGGGCCGGCGACTCGCTCATGATCGAGCCCCGCTCGGCGTACGCGTACGAGCGGATCCCGAAGAGCGAGGTCGAGGAGCTGGTGCTGGAGGAGGTGCCCGACGTCAACTACGAGGACATCGGCGGCCTCCAGTCGCAGATCGAGCAGATCCGCGACGCGGTGGAGCTGCCCTTCCTGCACGCCGACCTGTTCCGCGAGCACCAGCTCCGGCCGCCGAAGGGCATCCTGCTCTACGGCCCGCCCGGCTGCGGCAAGACGCTGATCGCCAAGGCGGTGGCCAACTCCCTTGCCAAGAAGATCGCTGAGCGTCGCGGTGAGGAAAAGCACACCAGCTTCTTCCTCAACATCAAGGGTCCCGAGCTGCTCAACAAGTACGTCGGCGAGACCGAGCGGCACATCCGGCTGATCTTCCAGCGAGCCCGGGAGAAGGCCGGCGAGGGCACCCCGGTGATCGTGTTCTTCGACGAGATGGACTCCGTCTTCCGCACCCGCGGCTCCGGCGTCTCCTCGGACGTGGAGAACACCATCGTCCCGCAGCTGCTCAGCGAGATCGACGGCGTGGAGGGCCTGGAGAACGTCATCGTCATCGGCGCCTCCAACCGGGAAGACATGATCGACCCGGCGATCCTGCGACCCGGCCGACTCGACGTCAAGATCAAGATCGAGCGGCCGGACGCCGAGGCGGCCAAGGACATCTTCTCCAAGTACATCCTCGCCGGCCTGCCCCTGCACGCCGACGACCTGGCCGAACACGGCACCGATCCCCAGGCCACCGTGGCCGCGATGATCGACGCCGTGGTCCTGCGGATGTACTCGGAGACCGAGGAGAACCGCTTCCTCGAGGTGACCTACGCCAACGGGGACAAGGAAGTCCTCTACTTCAAGGACTTCAACTCCGGCGCGATGATCCAGAACATCGTCGACCGGGGCAAGAAGATGGCCATCAAGGAGTTCCTCACCTCCGGGCGCAAGGGGCTGCGGCTGCAGCACCTGCTCGACGCGTGCGTCGACGAGTTCCGCGAGAACGAGGACCTGCCCAACACCACCAACCCCGACGACTGGGCGCGCATCTCCGGCAAGAAGGGCGAACGGATCGTCTACATCCGCACGCTCGTCTCCGGCGGCAAGGGCGCCGAGGCCGGCCGGTCCATCGAGACCGCCAGCAACACCGGCCAGTACCTCTGA
- a CDS encoding ferredoxin — protein sequence MTDVATDQVQVWVDQDLCTGDGLCVQYAPEVFEFDVDGLAYVKGPDGELRLSPGARVDVPEHLRLEVIDSAKECPGECIHVVRAGDGVEVAGPEAEG from the coding sequence ATGACCGACGTCGCGACGGACCAGGTGCAGGTCTGGGTGGACCAGGACCTCTGCACCGGCGACGGGCTGTGCGTGCAGTACGCGCCGGAGGTCTTCGAGTTCGACGTCGACGGCCTGGCGTACGTCAAGGGGCCGGACGGCGAGCTGCGGCTGAGCCCCGGCGCCCGGGTGGACGTGCCGGAGCACCTGCGCCTCGAAGTGATCGACTCGGCGAAGGAGTGCCCCGGCGAGTGCATCCACGTGGTGCGGGCCGGCGACGGCGTCGAGGTGGCCGGCCCGGAGGCCGAGGGCTGA
- a CDS encoding tRNA (adenine-N1)-methyltransferase encodes MTAEISTVPALPPVHRGPFRPGDRVQLTDPKGRMHTVTLEPGKEFHTHRGILSHDTLIGLPDGSVVTTTGGGTAFLALRPLLSDYVLSMPRGAQVIYPKDSAQIVAMGDIFPGAKVLEAGAGSGALSCSLLRAVGTDGELHSFELRDDFAQIARRNVEAFFNGPHPAWRLHVGDVAGCAETGFDRIILDMLTPWEMLDMVERALVPGGVLIGYVATTPQLSELVEALRERGGWTEPRAWESMVRDWHAEGLAVRPDHRMIAHTAFLVSARKLAPGVTAPPRRRKPSKGAEAYAQRRDALRAAAAARSVAEPEQP; translated from the coding sequence GTGACCGCAGAGATCTCCACCGTCCCGGCGCTGCCTCCCGTGCACCGCGGGCCGTTCCGGCCCGGCGACCGGGTGCAGCTCACCGACCCGAAGGGCCGGATGCACACCGTGACGCTGGAGCCCGGCAAGGAGTTCCACACCCACCGGGGCATCCTCAGCCACGACACCCTGATCGGCCTGCCCGACGGCAGCGTGGTCACCACCACCGGCGGCGGCACCGCCTTTCTGGCGCTGCGGCCACTGCTGTCGGACTACGTGCTCTCCATGCCGCGCGGCGCCCAGGTGATCTACCCGAAGGACTCCGCGCAGATCGTCGCGATGGGCGACATCTTCCCCGGCGCCAAGGTGCTGGAGGCCGGCGCCGGCTCCGGCGCGCTGTCCTGCTCGCTGCTGCGGGCCGTCGGCACCGACGGTGAGCTGCATTCGTTCGAGCTGCGCGACGACTTCGCCCAGATCGCCAGGCGCAACGTCGAGGCGTTCTTCAACGGCCCGCACCCGGCCTGGCGGCTGCACGTCGGCGACGTCGCCGGGTGCGCCGAGACCGGTTTCGACCGGATCATCCTCGACATGCTGACCCCGTGGGAGATGCTCGACATGGTCGAGCGGGCGCTCGTACCCGGTGGCGTGCTGATCGGCTACGTGGCCACCACGCCCCAATTGTCCGAGCTGGTCGAGGCGCTGCGCGAGCGCGGCGGCTGGACCGAGCCGCGGGCCTGGGAGTCGATGGTCCGCGACTGGCACGCCGAGGGGCTGGCGGTCCGGCCCGACCACCGCATGATCGCGCACACCGCGTTCCTGGTCTCCGCGCGCAAGCTCGCCCCGGGGGTCACCGCCCCGCCGCGCCGGCGCAAGCCCAGCAAGGGCGCCGAGGCGTACGCCCAGCGCCGCGACGCCCTGCGCGCCGCGGCGGCGGCCCGGTCGGTGGCGGAGCCGGAACAGCCCTGA
- a CDS encoding M50 family metallopeptidase: MEQRTRRPRRPGLSLGRVFGVPLRADASMLLLTVVVTVLYAALARRQLDLGGPGSYLIGLGFVVSLLGSVLLHELGHALTARRFGIGVRGITLELLGGYTEMDADAPTPRVELLISLAGPAVSAVLGAGAVAATLALPAGTLGHQLAFQLAVGNAVVAIFNSLPGLPLDGGRALRAAVWALTRDRHRGTEVAGWVGRAVALGTVALVVALTLRRALVPLALPLLLLVALTLWRGAGQSIRLARIGRRLHLVDLARLARPLLPVHTGTPLAEAQRRRDEAGPPDAALAVVDSTGRTVALVDPARAAAVPRDRRPWLAVDEVARGLATLPVLPVGADGERVLETVRAHPGAQYLVTAGEDVVGVLHVADLAQLLEPKRKTNT, encoded by the coding sequence ATGGAGCAGCGGACCCGACGACCGCGCCGGCCCGGGCTGAGCCTCGGCCGGGTCTTCGGGGTGCCGCTGCGGGCCGACGCCTCGATGCTGCTGCTCACCGTCGTGGTCACCGTGCTCTACGCGGCGCTTGCGCGCCGCCAGCTCGACCTCGGCGGCCCCGGCAGCTACCTGATCGGGCTCGGTTTCGTCGTCTCGCTGCTCGGCTCGGTGCTGCTGCACGAGCTGGGACACGCGCTCACCGCCCGCCGGTTCGGCATCGGAGTGCGGGGAATCACGCTGGAACTGCTCGGCGGCTACACCGAGATGGACGCCGACGCGCCCACTCCCCGGGTGGAGCTGTTGATCTCGCTGGCCGGCCCGGCGGTGTCCGCCGTGCTCGGCGCCGGCGCGGTCGCCGCCACCCTGGCGCTGCCCGCCGGCACGCTCGGCCATCAGCTCGCCTTCCAACTCGCGGTCGGCAACGCGGTGGTGGCGATCTTCAACAGCCTGCCCGGGCTGCCCCTGGACGGCGGGCGGGCGCTGCGCGCGGCGGTGTGGGCGCTCACCCGGGACCGGCACCGGGGCACCGAGGTGGCCGGCTGGGTCGGCCGGGCGGTCGCGCTGGGCACGGTGGCCCTGGTGGTGGCGCTCACCCTGCGCCGGGCGCTCGTCCCACTGGCCCTGCCGCTGCTCCTGCTGGTCGCGCTGACCCTGTGGCGGGGCGCCGGGCAGTCCATCCGGCTGGCCCGGATCGGCCGCCGGCTGCACCTGGTCGACCTGGCCCGGCTGGCCCGCCCGCTCCTGCCGGTGCATACCGGCACTCCGCTGGCCGAGGCGCAGCGCCGCCGTGACGAGGCGGGCCCGCCGGACGCGGCGCTGGCCGTGGTCGACTCGACCGGCCGCACCGTGGCGCTGGTCGACCCGGCCCGCGCCGCCGCCGTACCCCGGGACCGCCGGCCCTGGCTGGCGGTGGACGAGGTGGCCCGCGGCCTGGCCACGCTGCCCGTCCTGCCGGTCGGCGCGGACGGCGAGCGGGTGCTGGAGACCGTGCGCGCCCACCCGGGCGCGCAGTACCTCGTGACGGCAGGCGAAGATGTGGTGGGCGTGCTGCACGTCGCGGATCTCGCCCAGCTCCTCGAACCGAAACGGAAGACGAACACGTGA
- a CDS encoding PD-(D/E)XK nuclease family protein codes for MTARPVIDTQGDPTAEAAPVTVRASLSPSRAADFKTCPLLYRFRSIDRLPERPTVEQARGTLVHAVLERLFDLPAPARTPKSAGDLVAPQWDRLVTAEPELSTLFADDDTAGLEGFLRSAAALLEGYFAVEDPRRLEPAEREALISAVVDDELLIRGYLDRLDVAPDGALRVVDYKTGGAPREAFEARALFQLKFYALVLWRTRGVVPRVLRLLYLKDAEVCDYAPDAEELVRFERTVVALWRAIEQATVRQDFRPRPSRLCDWCSHQSRCPSFGGTPPPFPVAAAAPDPLVDARSRPATPGADE; via the coding sequence ATGACGGCGAGACCGGTGATCGACACGCAGGGCGACCCGACGGCGGAAGCGGCGCCGGTCACGGTGCGGGCGTCGCTGTCGCCGTCGCGGGCGGCCGACTTCAAGACCTGCCCGCTGCTCTACCGGTTCCGCAGCATCGACCGGCTGCCCGAGCGCCCGACGGTCGAGCAGGCCCGGGGCACGCTCGTGCACGCCGTGTTGGAGCGGCTGTTCGACCTGCCGGCGCCGGCGCGCACCCCGAAGTCGGCGGGTGACCTGGTCGCCCCGCAGTGGGACCGGCTGGTCACCGCGGAGCCGGAGCTGTCGACGCTGTTCGCCGACGACGACACGGCCGGCCTGGAGGGGTTCCTCCGCTCGGCGGCGGCGCTGCTGGAGGGCTACTTCGCGGTGGAGGACCCGCGCCGGCTGGAACCGGCCGAGCGCGAGGCGCTGATCTCCGCGGTGGTCGACGACGAGTTGCTCATCCGGGGCTACCTCGACCGGCTCGACGTGGCGCCCGACGGCGCGTTGCGGGTGGTCGACTACAAGACCGGCGGCGCGCCGCGGGAGGCGTTCGAGGCACGGGCGCTGTTCCAGCTGAAGTTCTACGCCCTGGTGCTGTGGCGCACCCGGGGCGTGGTGCCGCGGGTGCTGCGCCTGCTCTACCTCAAGGACGCCGAGGTGTGCGACTACGCCCCCGACGCCGAGGAACTGGTGCGTTTCGAGCGCACGGTGGTGGCGTTGTGGCGGGCGATCGAGCAGGCCACCGTCCGGCAGGATTTCCGGCCCCGGCCGAGTCGGCTCTGCGACTGGTGCAGCCACCAGTCGCGGTGTCCGAGCTTCGGCGGCACCCCGCCGCCGTTCCCGGTAGCCGCCGCCGCGCCCGACCCGCTCGTGGACGCCCGGTCCCGCCCCGCCACCCCGGGGGCCGACGAGTGA
- a CDS encoding histidine kinase encodes MTDRLPARRMLDTLLTAAVAYAVGRAARPRPVRARTGADGDVPARTPPVADGPGAPTSTAGGAATGAATPAVRGAATGAAGPDAGDAAAGAAVVADERRRIVGELHDLVAHQVAAIGVLATGARRALPRDPAAADRALAAVEETGRAALRELRRLLRVLRADAGPAAELAPLPGLAGVVTLVRQARDAGLPVTLRTEGSFAPVGDGVALAAHRVVREALRNVLRHAGPATASVRLTAADGFLTVEVTDTGRGPASPDRIGPGLVGMRERVALYGGILRTGPAPGGGFRVYARIPLDPAGTVGGPTADRHDEGKT; translated from the coding sequence ATGACCGACCGGCTACCGGCCCGCCGGATGCTCGACACGTTGCTCACCGCCGCGGTGGCGTACGCGGTGGGTCGGGCGGCGCGACCCCGGCCCGTCCGCGCCCGCACGGGCGCCGACGGGGACGTCCCGGCGCGGACACCGCCCGTCGCGGACGGCCCCGGGGCGCCGACGTCGACCGCCGGGGGCGCCGCCACCGGTGCGGCGACGCCGGCCGTTCGGGGCGCCGCCACCGGTGCGGCGGGGCCGGACGCTGGTGACGCCGCCGCCGGCGCGGCGGTGGTCGCCGACGAGCGTCGACGGATCGTCGGCGAGTTGCACGACCTGGTGGCCCACCAGGTCGCCGCGATCGGGGTGCTGGCCACCGGGGCCCGCCGGGCGCTGCCCCGGGATCCGGCGGCGGCGGACCGGGCGCTGGCCGCGGTCGAGGAGACCGGCCGGGCGGCCCTTCGGGAGCTGCGCCGGCTGCTGCGGGTGCTGCGCGCCGACGCCGGCCCGGCCGCCGAACTGGCGCCGCTGCCCGGCCTGGCCGGCGTCGTCACGCTGGTGCGGCAGGCCCGCGACGCCGGGCTGCCGGTCACGCTGCGGACCGAGGGCTCGTTCGCGCCGGTGGGCGACGGCGTCGCGCTCGCCGCGCACCGGGTCGTGCGGGAGGCGCTGCGCAACGTGCTCCGGCACGCCGGTCCGGCCACCGCGTCGGTCCGGCTCACCGCCGCTGACGGATTCCTGACCGTGGAGGTGACCGACACCGGACGCGGCCCGGCGTCGCCCGACCGGATCGGACCCGGCCTGGTCGGCATGCGGGAGCGGGTCGCCCTCTACGGTGGGATCCTGCGGACCGGACCGGCGCCGGGCGGCGGCTTCCGGGTGTACGCCCGGATCCCGCTGGACCCGGCCGGCACGGTCGGCGGACCGACCGCCGACCGGCACGACGAGGGGAAGACATGA
- a CDS encoding response regulator transcription factor codes for MTDAAAPRPVRVLLADDQPLLRTGFRMVLGVEGDLDIVGEAGDGVEAVELSRRLLPDVVLMDIRMPRMDGVAATRAIVDARLPVRVLVLTTFELDEYVVGALRAGASGFLAKDVPAEDLVTAIRTVAAGEAVVAPRILRRLLDRFADVLPDPAAAPPRVLDPLTEREREVLTQVARGLSNAEIARELSVSETTVKTHVGHVLTKLGLRDRVQAVVLAYETGLVRPGG; via the coding sequence ATGACCGACGCCGCCGCGCCCCGACCGGTGCGGGTCCTGCTCGCCGACGACCAGCCGTTGCTGCGTACCGGGTTCCGGATGGTCCTCGGCGTCGAGGGTGACCTGGACATCGTGGGCGAGGCCGGCGACGGGGTGGAGGCGGTGGAGCTGTCCCGGCGGCTGCTGCCGGACGTGGTGCTGATGGACATCCGGATGCCGCGGATGGACGGGGTGGCCGCCACCCGGGCGATCGTGGACGCCCGGCTGCCGGTGCGGGTGCTCGTGCTGACCACGTTCGAGCTGGACGAGTACGTGGTCGGGGCGTTGCGCGCCGGCGCGAGCGGTTTCCTGGCCAAGGACGTGCCGGCCGAGGACCTGGTCACCGCGATCCGCACGGTGGCGGCCGGGGAGGCGGTGGTGGCGCCGCGGATCCTGCGCCGGCTGCTGGACCGCTTCGCCGACGTGCTGCCGGATCCGGCCGCCGCGCCGCCGCGGGTGCTGGATCCGCTCACCGAACGCGAGCGGGAGGTGCTGACCCAGGTGGCGCGCGGCCTGTCCAACGCCGAGATCGCCCGGGAGTTGTCGGTGAGCGAGACCACGGTCAAGACCCACGTCGGGCACGTGCTGACCAAGCTGGGGCTGCGCGACCGGGTGCAGGCCGTGGTCCTGGCGTACGAGACGGGGTTGGTGCGGCCGGGCGGTTGA
- a CDS encoding ABC transporter ATP-binding protein: MTATVGQQAQAAARANDVWKVYGSGEAQVIALRGVNAEFERGRFTAIMGPSGSGKSTLMHCLAGLDSVTRGTVMIGETTVTGLNDSGLTKLRRDKVGFIFQQFNLLPTLTAQENILLPLSIAGRKPDPAWYDTVIDTVGLRERLGHRPAQLSGGQQQRVACARALVARPEVIFADEPTGNLDSRSGAEVLNFLRDSVREHGQTIVMVTHDPTAAAYADRVVFLADGEIVSELVEPTAETVLDTMKKLDAPVEVGN, from the coding sequence GTGACCGCGACGGTAGGCCAGCAGGCGCAGGCCGCGGCCCGGGCGAACGACGTGTGGAAAGTGTACGGCAGCGGTGAGGCGCAGGTCATCGCGCTGCGGGGGGTGAATGCCGAGTTCGAACGCGGCCGGTTCACCGCGATCATGGGCCCGTCGGGCTCCGGCAAGTCGACGCTCATGCACTGCCTGGCCGGCCTGGACTCGGTGACCCGTGGCACCGTGATGATCGGTGAGACGACGGTGACCGGGCTCAACGACTCGGGTCTGACGAAGCTGCGCCGGGACAAGGTGGGCTTCATCTTCCAGCAGTTCAACCTGCTGCCGACGCTCACCGCGCAGGAGAACATCCTGCTGCCGCTGTCGATCGCCGGGCGCAAACCCGACCCGGCCTGGTACGACACCGTGATCGACACGGTCGGCCTGCGGGAGCGGCTCGGGCACCGACCGGCGCAGCTCTCCGGTGGCCAGCAGCAGCGGGTGGCGTGCGCCCGGGCGCTCGTCGCCCGGCCCGAGGTGATCTTCGCGGACGAGCCGACCGGCAACCTGGACTCCCGCTCCGGTGCCGAGGTGCTCAACTTCCTGCGCGACTCGGTGCGCGAGCACGGCCAGACCATCGTCATGGTCACCCACGACCCGACCGCCGCGGCGTACGCCGACCGGGTGGTCTTCCTCGCCGACGGGGAGATCGTCTCTGAGCTGGTCGAGCCGACCGCCGAGACGGTGCTGGACACCATGAAGAAGCTCGACGCGCCGGTCGAGGTGGGCAACTGA